Proteins encoded in a region of the Carassius auratus strain Wakin chromosome 21, ASM336829v1, whole genome shotgun sequence genome:
- the LOC113038645 gene encoding transforming growth factor beta-1 encodes MRAECLLLALQCLLGFVHYCGALSTCSPLDLELIKRKRIEAIRGQILSKLRLSKEPEISEEEVIDIIPAELISIYNSTVELNEEQAANPVHQPIEDPVEEEYYAKEVHKFTTLTTSLDGTPNKLRFNITDISHKLGLNNTVSQVELRMQIKDVSIDPGSEQRLELYQVTRNISRYLESRFISSQMSEKWLSFDVTQTLKDWLQRNEAEQEFQLKMADSCNPEKQFPFKIKGLFRLRGDQAPLAENMPKPHILVMSLPLDGQGSSKSRRKRQTETDRVCTDKSEGCCVRSLYIDFRKDLGWKWIHEPSGYYANYCTGSCSFVWASENKYSQVLALYRHHNPGASAQPCCVPQVLDPLPIVYYVGRQHKVEQLSNMIVKTCKCC; translated from the exons ATGAGAGCGGAGTGTTTATTACTGGCATTGCAATGCCTGTTGGGATTTGTGCACTATTGCGGAGCATTGTCAACATGCAGTCCTTTAGACCTGGAACTAATAAAGAGAAAGCGCATCGAAGCCATTCGAGGACAGATTCTCAGTAAGCTACGACTGTCTAAAGAACCAGAAATTAGTGAGGAAGAGGTGATAGATATCATCCCAGCAGAACTCATCTCAATATACAACAGCACTGTGGAGCTAAATGAGGAGCAGGCGGCGAATCCTGTACACCAACCTATAGAAGATCCTGTAGAGGAGGAATACTATGCTAAGGAAGTTCACAAGTTCACCACGTTAACAA CATCATTGGACGGAACCCCAAACAAGCTTCGGTTCAACATCACAGATATAAGCCACAAATTGGGTTTAAACAACACAGTCTCCCAGGTGGAGCTCCGTATGCAAATCAAGGATGTTTCAATAGATCCTGGTTCAGAGCAGAGACTGGAGCTTTATCAGGTCACTAGGAACATATCACGCTACCTGGAGTCACGTTTCATTTCCAGTCAAATGTCTGAGAAGTGGCTGTCGTTTGATGTCACACAGACCTTGAAGGACTGGCTGCAAAGGAATG AAGCAGAGCAAGAATTTCAATTGAAGATGGCTGATAGTTGTAATCCTGAGAAGCAGTTTCcattcaaaataaaag GTTTGTTTCGTCTAAGAGGTGATCAAGCCCCATTAGCAGAAAATATGCCTAAGCCTCACATTTTGGTAATGTCACTTCCTCTTGATGGCCAAGGCTCATCAAAATCTCGCAGAAAACGTCAAACAGAAACAGATCGAGTTTGTACTGA TAAGTCTGAGGGCTGCTGTGTGAGGAGTCTTTACATTGACTTCCGCAAAGACCTGGGCTGGAAGTGGATACATGAACCTTCTGGTTATTATGCCAACTATTGCACTGGCTCTTGCTCTTTCGTATGGGCTTCAGAAAATAAGTATTCACAG GTTCTTGCGCTGTATAGGCATCACAATCCTGGTGCATCTGCTCAACCCTGCTGTGTACCGCAGGTTCTAGACCCACTGCCCATCGTTTACTACGTGGGCCGCCAACATAAG GTAGAACAGCTGTCAAATATGATTGTGAAGACCTGCAAGTGTTGCTAA
- the LOC113038641 gene encoding E3 ubiquitin-protein ligase RNF180-like, whose translation MASSFVTEEQDQSGTLEDPTNLRCRKCRRCLIDSTSLLKAVTSSETAATCNVWHLNVENLPDWILASVDQASWTVGKLNCQNCGARLGGFNFVKCCKCSCGCDTTVHLSKSRVDQDLKPPFFLTRLGRTREHTVRRKEEVEALPQTISSGPSPSSTLSFSCTVSHVASAESELEVESTEEPQILETVERGTDVSLPSELPPQLSDYQESLEVRHVGSASQSRSSLERAVNPEEVRLRVMEEPSGSISPNLEAKLSKREKNRLKSLRRKQRKKENWIQRQQEAKDLAMKWDLTGSDDEEREGYTCAVCLEVYYSPYKCHPCSHVFCEPCLRTLAKNRPSNTPCPLCRTLISHVLFQEELNQTTKTCFPKVYHSRHETFQKTNYSKWPLPNCPKRFRIFWGIQRHGGPASRWQFPHRAFGLDALDLGDMWGWPFDIDFVIISIYSLHWVMAFIVFCGLCYFLLL comes from the exons ATGGCTAGCTCTTTCGTG ACTGAAGAACAAGATCAATCGGGGACACTAGAAGATCCAACAAACCTTCGCTGCAGAAAGTGCCGTAGATGTTTAATAGACTCGACCAGCCTCCTGAAG GCAGTAACATCAAGCGAGACTGCAGCCACATGCAATGTGTGGCATTTGAATGTTGAAAATTTGCCAGATTGGATTTTGGCAAGTGTTGATCAG GCCAGTTGGACAGTGGGGAAATTAAACTGTCAGAATTGTGGAGCTCGCTTAGGAGGCTTTAATTTTGTAAAGTGCTGTAAATGCTCCTGTGGATGTGATACAACTGTACATCTCAGTAAAAGTCGTGTTGATCAGGATCTAAAACCTCCATTCTTTCTGACAAGACTAGGAAGGACTAGAGAACATACCGTGAGGAggaaggaggaggtggaggctCTCCCTCAGACAATAAGCTCAGGTCCCTCTCCTTCCTCAACCCTCAGCTTTTCCTGTACTGTGTCCCATGTAGCCTCTGCTGAAAGTGAACTTGAGGTTGAGTCAACTGAAGAACCACAGATTCTTGAGACTGTTGAGAGAGGCACAGATGTTTCTTTGCCTTCTGAACTGCCACCACAGCTGTCAGATTATCAGGAGAGCTTAGAAGTAAGGCATGTGGGTTCTGCTTCCCAGAGTAGAAGCTCTCTGGAAAGAGCTGTGAATCCAGAGGAGGTCAGACTCCGAGTGATGGAGGAGCCATCAGGAAGCATCTCACCCAACCTAGAGGCAAAGCTCTCCAAAAGAGAGAAAAACCGCCTGAAAAGCCTAAGAAGGAAGCAGAGGAAGAAGGAGAATTGGATTCAGAGACAGCAGGAAGCAAAAGATCTG GCTATGAAGTGGGACTTAACAGGCAGCGATGATGAAGAAAGGGAGGGATACACATGTGCCGTGTGTTTAGAGGTATATTACAGCCCTTACAAGTGCCATCCTTGCAGTCATGTGTTCTGTGAGCCCTGTTTGAGAACTCTAGCTAAGAACAGGCCAAGCAATACCCCCTGTCCCCTCTGTAGGACCCTTATATCCCATGTGCTCTTTCAGGAAG AGCTCAATCAAACTACAAAGACTTGCTTTCCAAAAGTGTATCATTCAAGACATGAGACCTTTCAGAAGACCAACTATTCTAAATGGCCCCTGCCCAACTGTCCAAAGCGTTTCCGCATCTTTTGGG gaatacaGAGACATGGCGGCCCTGCCAGTCGCTGGCAGTTTCCCCACAGAGCATTTGGCCTGGATGCACTGGATCTGGGAGACATGTGGGGCTGGCCATTTGACATTGACTTTGTGATCATCTCTATCTACTCTCTTCACTGGGTGATGGCGTTCATCGTCTTCTGTGGCCTCTGCTACTTCCTCCTCCTCTGA